From the Vibrio vulnificus CMCP6 genome, one window contains:
- a CDS encoding PepSY-associated TM helix domain-containing protein, protein MLSVHSKTAKPSSRAKSRYFLTWRWHFYAGLFVIPFMLMLSVTGLVMLFDDEIEFARYQSILQVTPQHHEVLPSVQLANVQARYPEGTVTQFVPAKQADLANRFNVKFADGTSRFVTVDPYTGAVLGTIDRSDSWYQLANDIHGELLIGEYGDYLIEVAASLSILLLVTGIYLWWPRDNASRAGFLRLRLNSGKRVMMRDLHANLGGLTSIILLFFLLSGLAWAGIWGGKFVQPWSSFPAQKWDDVPLSTLTHQDLNHGSEEEMPWNLEQTPLPASHDHSNMADSEYHAMMENIGIDVMVSKARELGFTHYKLNFPRSETGVFTLSANTMSGDIIDPTQDRTSHFDQYSGALLADVTWEDYNLVAKAMAAGIALHQGDISVFNKVANALLCLGFVVIAVTGGIIWWLRRPVGQGKLGVPAKFASDGVWKTALVTLVVIGMLFPLAGASIAVALLLDWLLFNRVERLKTVFS, encoded by the coding sequence ATGTTGAGCGTTCACTCTAAGACCGCCAAACCCAGCTCGCGTGCAAAATCTCGCTACTTTCTCACCTGGCGTTGGCATTTTTATGCCGGGCTCTTTGTTATCCCCTTTATGCTGATGCTCAGTGTCACTGGGCTTGTGATGCTGTTTGATGATGAAATCGAATTTGCTCGCTATCAATCCATTCTTCAAGTTACGCCTCAACATCATGAGGTATTGCCATCGGTTCAGCTGGCCAACGTGCAAGCGCGTTATCCAGAGGGTACCGTTACCCAATTTGTGCCTGCGAAACAGGCAGATTTAGCTAACCGTTTTAACGTCAAGTTTGCCGACGGCACCTCCCGCTTTGTTACGGTGGATCCCTACACTGGCGCGGTGCTTGGCACGATTGATCGCAGCGACAGTTGGTACCAATTGGCGAATGATATTCACGGTGAACTGCTGATCGGTGAGTATGGCGATTACCTCATCGAAGTGGCAGCCAGTTTGTCTATTTTGTTACTGGTGACGGGGATTTACTTGTGGTGGCCACGAGATAATGCCAGCCGTGCGGGCTTTTTGCGCTTGCGTTTGAACTCAGGCAAGCGCGTGATGATGCGAGATCTGCACGCCAATCTCGGTGGGCTAACCAGCATTATTCTGCTCTTTTTCTTGCTTTCCGGCTTGGCGTGGGCAGGCATTTGGGGAGGCAAGTTTGTGCAACCTTGGAGTAGCTTTCCTGCGCAGAAATGGGACGATGTGCCGCTTTCTACCCTCACACACCAAGATCTGAACCATGGCAGCGAAGAAGAAATGCCGTGGAATTTGGAACAAACGCCACTGCCAGCCTCTCACGATCACAGCAACATGGCGGATTCAGAGTATCACGCCATGATGGAAAACATTGGCATTGATGTCATGGTGAGCAAAGCGCGTGAGTTAGGATTTACCCACTACAAACTCAATTTTCCTCGCTCAGAGACAGGCGTCTTTACCCTTTCTGCCAACACCATGAGCGGTGACATTATCGACCCAACGCAGGATCGCACCAGCCATTTTGATCAATACAGTGGCGCGTTATTGGCTGATGTGACATGGGAAGATTACAACCTCGTCGCCAAGGCCATGGCCGCAGGGATTGCGCTGCACCAAGGGGACATCAGTGTGTTCAATAAAGTGGCCAACGCGTTATTGTGTTTGGGCTTTGTGGTGATTGCCGTGACAGGGGGAATCATATGGTGGCTTCGTCGCCCTGTTGGTCAGGGTAAGCTGGGCGTGCCCGCAAAATTTGCCAGCGATGGCGTGTGGAAAACTGCGTTGGTCACGCTCGTGGTGATCGGTATGCTCTTCCCGCTGGCGGGCGCAAGCATTGCGGTGGCACTGCTGCTTGATTGGCTGCTGTTTAATCGTGTTGAACGTTTGAAAACTGTGTTTAGCTAG